CAGGGAGAGATCGCCGAGGAAGTCGGCGTAACGAGTCAGGCCGTCAGCGAGTACATCCGCGAACTCGTCGACGACGGTCTCGTGGAGAAGGAGGGACGATCCCGGTACCGCGTCACCAAGGAAGGCGTCGACTGGCTCTTCCAGGCCGCGGGGGACGTCCGCCGGTTTGCCGATCACGTCACCGAAGACGTCCTGGGCGCGATGGGCGAAGATAGTGCCATCGCGACCGCGGACCTGCAGGAAGGCGACATCGTCTCGCTGTCGATCGAGGACGGACTGCTCCACGCGAGTCCGGGCGAGGAGGGACCGGCGACCGGTGTCGCGACGACGAACGCCGATGCAGGAACGGACGTCGGCGTGACTAGTTTCGAGGGCGTCATCGAACTCGAGCCCGGGAGCGTGACGGTCCTGCAGGTTCCGGCGGTTCGATCCGGCGGCAGCCGCGAGATCGACGCCGAGACGGTCACCGACCACT
This DNA window, taken from Natronococcus sp. CG52, encodes the following:
- a CDS encoding DUF7839 domain-containing protein, which gives rise to MVDVLDNKRAATRFRILVQIAERQPAVSQGEIAEEVGVTSQAVSEYIRELVDDGLVEKEGRSRYRVTKEGVDWLFQAAGDVRRFADHVTEDVLGAMGEDSAIATADLQEGDIVSLSIEDGLLHASPGEEGPATGVATTNADAGTDVGVTSFEGVIELEPGSVTVLQVPAVRSGGSREIDAETVTDHCADADLVLATGIEAVVACRQAGTEPAVTFAVGDVAADAAERGLAVTAVATTDAVGRVTDTLRDADVSYEVLEG